In Gemmatimonadota bacterium, the following are encoded in one genomic region:
- a CDS encoding DUF2281 domain-containing protein, whose protein sequence is MQDVTRKRLWRKLEALPDEQLYQVLDYIEFLQSRYAPDRAPEPTGFQRFAERFEDRLRARALLPRAMSGAMKLLGATGHMLEGVAEVGRHLLSPGGAGAGQGAPSATRAPAREPAASTPVQQAAPPDAGPAPAGDGGEDRAVSGAG, encoded by the coding sequence ATGCAGGATGTCACCAGGAAGCGGCTGTGGCGCAAGCTGGAGGCGCTGCCCGACGAGCAGCTCTACCAGGTGCTGGACTACATCGAGTTCCTGCAGTCCAGGTACGCGCCCGATCGCGCCCCTGAGCCCACCGGGTTCCAGCGCTTTGCCGAGCGTTTCGAGGATCGCCTGCGCGCTCGCGCGCTGCTGCCGCGGGCGATGAGCGGGGCCATGAAGCTGCTGGGCGCAACCGGCCACATGCTGGAAGGTGTCGCGGAGGTGGGGCGACATTTGCTCTCCCCTGGGGGCGCCGGTGCCGGGCAGGGCGCGCCCTCGGCGACTCGGGCGCCGGCCCGCGAACCCGCCGCGAGTACTCCCGTCCAGCAGGCGGCTCCGCCCGATGCGGGTCCGGCGCCGGCAGGAGACGGAGGCGAAGACCGGGCCGTGAGCGGGGCCGGCTAG
- a CDS encoding DUF1232 domain-containing protein, producing the protein MAARFRRWGHRSARGVVIPLLRQLPAFLKLLYRLFRDRRVSPWDKALVAAVIAYILTPADLLPDILFPLGFVDDLYLLGLALDRLLAGAGRRVLLDHWEGSPRSLRLLVQELDQIGALLPRPVRRLLRGRLRP; encoded by the coding sequence ATGGCGGCGCGCTTCAGGCGATGGGGGCATCGCAGCGCGCGCGGCGTCGTTATCCCCCTGCTCCGGCAGCTCCCGGCGTTCCTCAAGCTGCTATACCGGCTGTTCCGCGACCGCCGCGTGTCCCCCTGGGATAAGGCCCTGGTCGCCGCCGTCATTGCCTACATCCTCACACCTGCGGACCTGCTTCCCGACATCCTCTTCCCCCTCGGCTTCGTGGACGACCTCTATCTGCTCGGCCTCGCCCTCGACCGCCTCCTCGCCGGCGCCGGACGCCGTGTGCTTCTGGACCACTGGGAGGGCTCCCCGCGGAGCCTCCGCCTGCTCGTCCAGGAGCTGGACCAGATCGGGGCGCTCTTGCCCCGCCCCGTGCGGCGGCTGCTTCGCGGCCGCCTCCGGCCCTGA